One part of the Acinetobacter sp. XS-4 genome encodes these proteins:
- a CDS encoding APC family permease has protein sequence MTSQFKKQLSLMDLTFIGLGAIFGSGWLFSASHVASQAGPAGILSWIIGGFAVLILGIIYCELGAALPRAGGIIRYPVFSHGPLQGYLLGSVTVIAFSSLIAIEVVAAREYAAAWFPSLTEIHDGVRSPTTIGWLFQFALLCVFFALNYYSVKTFAIANNLISALKFAVPVLVMVALLYHFKPANFSMTEFAPMGAHGVQGAVSAGGIIFAYLGLTPIISVASEVKRPQFTIPFALILSVVLATIIYVVLQVAFLGAVPTDMLANGWSGLSDKFPLPYRDIAMLLGLGWLALLVVSDAIISPSGCGNIYMAATPRVIYAWSNSNTFFRIFTRVDPKSGIPRYALWLTFALSVFWTMPFPSWDKLISVVSAALVLSYALAPVTVGALRRNAPELERPFYVKGFTVLGPLAFVIASFIVYWSGWNVISWLLGAQIVLFALYVIFKRYVPTQEVSLAQQLKSSAWLLVYYILMIIVSYLGSFGDGASHLLAAPFDTLLVMVISLGCYYWGINSGLPKALIKNDDEA, from the coding sequence ATGACAAGTCAGTTTAAAAAGCAGTTATCTCTAATGGATCTTACATTCATTGGCTTAGGCGCCATTTTCGGTTCTGGATGGTTATTTTCAGCAAGTCATGTGGCCTCTCAAGCCGGCCCTGCGGGTATATTGTCATGGATTATTGGGGGCTTTGCCGTTTTAATTCTGGGAATTATTTATTGTGAGTTAGGTGCAGCCTTACCACGAGCAGGCGGTATTATCCGTTATCCCGTATTTTCACATGGTCCTTTACAAGGATATTTACTTGGTTCTGTGACCGTCATTGCCTTTTCAAGTTTAATTGCAATTGAAGTCGTCGCTGCCCGTGAATATGCAGCGGCATGGTTCCCTTCACTTACAGAAATACACGATGGCGTTCGGTCTCCAACCACGATTGGATGGTTGTTTCAGTTTGCACTTTTATGCGTATTTTTTGCTTTGAATTATTACAGCGTAAAAACCTTTGCAATTGCCAACAACCTCATCAGTGCATTGAAGTTTGCGGTTCCAGTTTTAGTGATGGTTGCGCTTCTATACCACTTTAAACCGGCAAACTTTTCAATGACCGAGTTTGCCCCAATGGGTGCTCACGGCGTACAAGGTGCCGTATCTGCTGGCGGTATTATTTTTGCGTACTTAGGTTTAACGCCGATTATTTCGGTAGCCAGTGAAGTAAAACGTCCTCAATTTACTATTCCTTTTGCACTCATCTTATCTGTCGTTTTAGCAACGATTATTTATGTCGTGCTGCAAGTTGCTTTCTTGGGTGCTGTACCGACCGATATGTTAGCAAATGGTTGGTCAGGACTCAGTGACAAGTTCCCATTACCTTATCGCGACATTGCCATGTTATTAGGTTTGGGATGGTTAGCGCTTTTAGTTGTTTCAGACGCTATTATCTCTCCGTCTGGCTGCGGCAATATCTATATGGCTGCAACTCCACGTGTCATTTATGCATGGTCGAACAGTAATACGTTCTTCCGTATTTTTACTCGTGTAGATCCAAAATCAGGCATTCCACGTTATGCATTATGGTTAACATTTGCACTTTCTGTATTTTGGACTATGCCGTTTCCATCTTGGGATAAATTAATTTCTGTAGTTTCGGCAGCGTTAGTTTTAAGTTATGCCCTAGCTCCTGTCACAGTGGGTGCCTTACGTCGTAATGCTCCTGAGCTTGAACGTCCATTCTATGTAAAAGGCTTTACTGTTCTTGGCCCACTTGCCTTCGTGATTGCTTCTTTTATTGTCTATTGGTCTGGCTGGAATGTCATTTCATGGTTATTAGGTGCACAAATTGTATTGTTTGCACTCTATGTCATTTTTAAACGCTATGTGCCAACCCAAGAAGTCAGCCTAGCTCAACAATTAAAGTCATCAGCTTGGCTTCTTGTTTACTACATTTTAATGATTATTGTTTCTTACCTTGGCAGCTTTGGTGATGGTGCATCACACCTATTGGCAGCTCCGTTTGACACACTTTTAGTTATGGTGATTTCTCTTGGTTGTTACTACTGGGGAATAAATTCAGGTTTACCAAAAGCACTCATTAAAAATGATGATGAAGCTTAG
- a CDS encoding aldehyde dehydrogenase (NADP(+)) — MLNITGQNFIAGQRSSSGSKFVLSYDAATDEALPYQFAQATPEEIDQAAQAAALAYPAFRQTTPEQRAVFLETIASEIDALDDQFIATVCQETALPEARIRGERGRTTGQLRLFAQVLRRGDYLGARIDLALPERQPLPRPDLRQYKIGVGPVAVFGASNFPLAFSTAGGDTASALAAGCPVIVKAHSGHMATAESIANAICSAIEKCAMPKGIFSMIYGQGVGEPLVKHPAIKAVGFTGSLKGGRALCDLAAARPEPIPVFAEMSSINPMVLLPEALKVRGDKIAAELSGSVVLGCGQFCTNPGLIIGIKSTEFSQFLEQFTAAMAQQPPQTMLNKSTLRSYEHGLKALLAHDKIEHLAGQPQQGHQAYPQLFKADVSLLLEQDELLQEEVFGPTTIVIEVESAEQLALALSGLRGQLTASLIAEPQDFENFSSIIPLLEEKAGRLLLNGYPTGVEVCDAMVHGGPFPATSDARGTSVGTLAIERYLRPVCYQNYPDHLLPLALQNANPLGIERLVNGEMSKAAL, encoded by the coding sequence ATGTTAAATATTACTGGTCAAAATTTTATTGCAGGTCAACGTTCAAGTTCGGGCAGTAAATTTGTCTTAAGTTATGATGCTGCAACAGATGAAGCATTACCCTATCAATTTGCTCAAGCCACTCCTGAAGAAATTGATCAGGCAGCTCAAGCAGCTGCATTGGCCTATCCAGCTTTTAGACAAACCACACCAGAACAGCGCGCTGTTTTTCTAGAAACAATTGCCAGTGAAATTGATGCGCTTGATGACCAGTTTATTGCCACTGTCTGTCAAGAAACTGCTTTACCTGAAGCTCGCATTCGCGGTGAACGTGGGCGAACTACTGGCCAATTACGTCTGTTTGCTCAAGTATTACGCCGTGGTGATTATTTAGGTGCCCGTATTGATTTGGCTTTACCTGAGCGTCAACCACTTCCACGTCCAGATTTACGTCAATATAAAATCGGTGTTGGGCCAGTGGCGGTATTTGGTGCAAGTAATTTCCCACTTGCCTTTTCTACTGCTGGTGGCGATACCGCTTCAGCACTTGCGGCTGGATGTCCTGTCATTGTGAAGGCACATAGCGGCCACATGGCAACTGCCGAATCAATTGCAAATGCCATTTGTAGTGCAATTGAGAAATGCGCTATGCCAAAAGGCATCTTTAGCATGATTTATGGTCAAGGTGTTGGTGAACCACTGGTAAAACACCCCGCAATTAAAGCAGTTGGATTTACAGGTTCACTCAAAGGTGGCCGTGCCCTCTGCGATTTAGCTGCTGCACGCCCTGAGCCAATTCCTGTTTTTGCCGAAATGTCGAGCATTAACCCAATGGTTTTATTACCCGAAGCTCTAAAAGTGCGTGGTGATAAAATTGCAGCCGAACTTAGTGGTTCAGTGGTTTTAGGTTGCGGTCAGTTCTGTACCAATCCGGGTTTAATTATTGGAATTAAATCAACTGAATTTAGCCAATTTCTTGAGCAGTTCACGGCTGCAATGGCTCAGCAGCCACCACAAACCATGCTTAACAAAAGCACTTTAAGAAGCTATGAACATGGCCTTAAAGCATTACTCGCACATGACAAAATTGAGCATTTAGCGGGTCAACCACAACAAGGCCACCAAGCCTATCCTCAGCTCTTTAAAGCTGATGTATCTCTTTTACTAGAGCAGGATGAATTACTTCAAGAAGAAGTATTCGGCCCAACTACAATTGTGATTGAAGTTGAATCTGCAGAGCAGCTTGCTCTAGCGTTAAGCGGTCTGCGTGGCCAACTTACCGCATCATTAATTGCAGAGCCGCAAGATTTTGAGAACTTCTCCTCCATTATTCCATTACTCGAAGAAAAGGCAGGACGTTTACTTCTAAATGGTTATCCAACAGGTGTTGAAGTCTGTGATGCCATGGTACACGGCGGGCCTTTCCCTGCAACTTCAGATGCACGTGGTACATCGGTAGGAACATTAGCAATCGAGCGTTATTTACGACCAGTATGCTATCAAAACTATCCAGATCACTTATTACCACTTGCCCTTCAAAATGCCAATCCGCTTGGTATTGAACGCTTAGTGAATGGTGAAATGAGTAAAGCTGCTCTTTAA
- the abaF gene encoding fosfomycin efflux MFS transporter AbaF, translated as MTTTLKKVVAASMVGSVAEWYEFFLYGTASALVFGELFFQQTGNAIDGILAAFALYAVGFLARPIGGLVFGHYGDKIGRKKLLQISLIIVGITTFLMGCIPTFHQIGYWAPTLLVMLRLIQGFAFGGEWGGAVILVSEHSPDDRRGYWASWPQTGVPLGNLVATLVLLLLSKNLSPEQFLDWGWRCAFWFSAVVVLIGLWIRKNVDDAEVFKEAQAKQQLLEKQQLGIIEVLKYHKKSVIAGIGARFAENILYYMVVTFSISYLKLVVHKDTSQILLLMFGAHLIHFFIIPFMGHLSDIFGRKPIYLIGAVLTAFWGFVGFPLMDTGNNWLIMLAIVLGLFIESMTYSPYSALMTELFPTHIRYTALSFCYQVAPIMAGSLAPLIALTLLKEFNSSVPISLYLVAASLISIVSILLVKETKGRSLAFKD; from the coding sequence ATGACGACAACATTAAAAAAGGTAGTCGCGGCCTCTATGGTCGGCTCCGTAGCTGAATGGTATGAATTTTTCCTGTATGGAACTGCTTCTGCCCTTGTCTTTGGCGAACTTTTCTTTCAACAAACGGGCAACGCTATAGATGGTATTTTGGCGGCCTTTGCCCTCTATGCCGTTGGCTTTTTAGCAAGACCGATTGGTGGCCTCGTATTTGGCCATTACGGCGATAAAATTGGACGTAAGAAATTATTGCAAATTAGCCTGATTATTGTCGGTATAACTACTTTTTTGATGGGCTGTATTCCGACCTTCCATCAAATTGGCTATTGGGCACCTACACTATTGGTTATGCTGCGTTTAATTCAAGGCTTTGCTTTTGGTGGTGAATGGGGCGGCGCAGTTATTTTGGTTTCAGAGCACAGTCCAGATGATCGCAGAGGCTATTGGGCAAGCTGGCCACAAACTGGTGTACCGCTCGGCAATTTAGTAGCCACACTGGTTTTATTACTACTTTCAAAAAACCTCTCACCCGAACAATTCCTAGATTGGGGATGGCGCTGTGCATTCTGGTTTTCGGCAGTCGTGGTACTGATTGGTTTATGGATTCGAAAAAATGTAGACGATGCCGAGGTATTTAAAGAAGCACAGGCCAAACAACAGCTTCTTGAAAAGCAACAACTCGGGATTATTGAAGTTTTAAAATATCATAAGAAATCTGTTATTGCGGGTATCGGTGCCCGATTCGCAGAAAACATTTTGTATTATATGGTGGTTACTTTTTCGATCAGTTATTTAAAGTTGGTCGTCCATAAAGATACTTCGCAGATCTTACTGCTTATGTTCGGCGCTCACCTGATCCATTTCTTTATTATTCCTTTTATGGGGCATTTAAGCGATATATTTGGCCGCAAACCTATTTACCTTATTGGAGCTGTACTCACTGCATTTTGGGGCTTTGTCGGCTTTCCGTTAATGGATACAGGCAATAACTGGCTCATCATGTTAGCGATTGTGCTCGGTCTATTTATTGAATCGATGACCTACTCGCCTTACTCTGCGTTAATGACTGAGTTATTTCCAACTCACATTCGCTATACGGCGCTTTCATTTTGTTATCAAGTCGCACCCATTATGGCAGGTTCACTCGCTCCATTAATTGCCTTGACCTTACTCAAAGAATTTAATAGTTCGGTTCCAATTTCTTTATATTTAGTTGCCGCAAGTCTGATATCTATAGTCTCGATTTTGCTGGTAAAAGAAACCAAAGGCCGATCATTGGCTTTTAAAGATTAA
- a CDS encoding AraC family transcriptional regulator, translating into MTLVQIPKLTTTLEDFLKNLESIEPLFDALSSVVFFIKNTEARYVFVNQTLVNRCGLKDKTALLGKTSEEVFPHSLGKIYTSQDLQVIRRGKKLTEQLELHLYAKNQSGWCLTYKEPLFDADGNLVGIAGISNDLNVPENTHPAFYKMVQVEEYIKKNYAETITLAHLTAIAGVSVAQLERYCKKIYHLTPRQMISKIRLQVATELLATDLPITQIGLRCGYTDHSAFCRQFKLHTGMSPTLYRASTKNI; encoded by the coding sequence ATGACTTTGGTTCAAATTCCGAAACTAACCACAACTTTGGAAGATTTCTTAAAAAATCTGGAAAGTATTGAACCATTATTTGATGCTTTATCTTCGGTGGTATTTTTCATCAAAAATACTGAAGCACGCTATGTCTTTGTTAATCAAACATTAGTAAATCGCTGTGGTCTAAAAGATAAAACTGCGTTACTTGGAAAGACCTCGGAAGAAGTCTTTCCTCACTCTCTTGGAAAAATATATACATCTCAAGATCTACAAGTAATTCGTCGTGGTAAAAAGTTAACAGAGCAATTAGAACTGCATTTATATGCAAAGAACCAGTCGGGCTGGTGTTTGACTTATAAAGAACCTTTATTTGATGCGGATGGAAATCTAGTAGGAATAGCGGGTATTTCTAATGATTTAAATGTACCTGAAAATACACACCCTGCTTTTTATAAAATGGTTCAGGTTGAGGAATATATTAAAAAGAATTATGCCGAAACGATTACGTTGGCACACTTGACCGCAATTGCTGGTGTGTCGGTGGCTCAGTTAGAACGCTATTGCAAAAAAATATACCATTTAACGCCGCGGCAAATGATTAGCAAAATTCGTCTTCAGGTCGCCACTGAACTGCTTGCGACTGACTTACCGATTACTCAAATTGGTTTACGCTGTGGTTATACCGATCATAGTGCTTTTTGTCGTCAGTTTAAGTTGCATACAGGCATGTCACCTACCTTGTATCGTGCCTCTACCAAAAATATTTAG
- a CDS encoding FAD/NAD(P)-binding oxidoreductase, with protein sequence MEKQYDVVVVGAGPAGLSAAIAAAESGGRILILDNNPQAGGQIWRAGPIFPVPEMAQQKYQQIDAHPNIEFIFGAKIVAAPFVGQLLVERSHDSLNLSYRQLILCTGARELFLPFPGWTLSGVTGAGGLQALIKAGTPVKNERVVIAGSGPLLLASADTAKKAEAQVLYVAEQAPSSSVRKFALQLWRWPAKIIQALSLPYRLYQPDSYVIEAIGQERLERVRLQTPKGIVEIECDRLACGFGLVPNTQLGQLMGCQIKDNAIVVDDYQRTSQPQVWAAGECTGFGGSELAMVEGSIAGYAAIGQNEKASQLFAHRQRYRLFAHLLEKSFKLRAELKTLARPETIFCRCEDVTFDKVAERSNWIDAKLHTRCGMGACQGSTCATAAACLFDWQLPNSRPPLLPTRVKSLMAMSTSPLNQK encoded by the coding sequence ATGGAAAAACAATACGATGTGGTAGTTGTAGGGGCAGGCCCTGCGGGGTTGTCAGCTGCTATTGCAGCCGCCGAGAGTGGTGGGCGAATTTTAATATTGGATAACAACCCACAGGCGGGTGGTCAAATCTGGCGCGCTGGACCGATTTTTCCTGTACCTGAAATGGCGCAGCAGAAATATCAACAAATTGATGCTCATCCTAATATTGAATTTATATTTGGTGCCAAGATTGTCGCTGCACCTTTTGTAGGCCAATTGCTCGTTGAGCGATCTCATGACAGCCTAAATTTGTCTTATCGTCAGCTTATATTGTGTACGGGGGCAAGAGAACTATTTTTACCTTTTCCCGGGTGGACCTTATCTGGAGTAACGGGTGCAGGTGGTTTACAAGCTTTAATTAAAGCAGGTACACCTGTTAAAAATGAACGTGTTGTGATTGCAGGATCTGGACCATTACTCTTAGCAAGTGCGGACACTGCGAAAAAAGCAGAAGCTCAAGTTCTCTATGTTGCTGAACAGGCACCTTCATCTTCCGTTCGTAAATTTGCACTACAACTTTGGCGCTGGCCTGCAAAAATAATACAGGCGTTATCTTTACCTTATCGTTTATATCAACCTGACAGTTATGTGATTGAAGCGATTGGTCAGGAGCGTCTTGAACGAGTAAGACTACAAACACCGAAAGGAATTGTTGAAATTGAGTGTGATCGACTCGCTTGTGGGTTTGGTTTAGTACCGAATACTCAATTAGGGCAGTTAATGGGTTGTCAAATTAAGGACAATGCGATTGTGGTCGATGACTATCAACGTACATCACAGCCGCAGGTTTGGGCAGCAGGTGAGTGTACAGGTTTTGGCGGAAGTGAGCTGGCGATGGTTGAAGGTAGCATCGCAGGTTATGCAGCTATAGGCCAAAATGAAAAAGCCAGTCAATTATTTGCTCACAGACAACGGTATCGATTATTTGCACATTTGCTTGAGAAAAGCTTCAAATTGCGTGCTGAGTTAAAAACGCTTGCTCGTCCAGAAACTATTTTTTGTCGATGTGAAGATGTGACTTTTGATAAGGTTGCCGAGCGTAGTAATTGGATTGATGCAAAATTACATACACGTTGTGGAATGGGCGCATGTCAGGGAAGCACTTGTGCAACAGCTGCCGCCTGCCTATTTGATTGGCAGCTACCTAACTCTCGACCGCCATTACTTCCTACCCGTGTAAAAAGCCTTATGGCGATGTCTACTTCTCCTTTAAATCAAAAATGA
- a CDS encoding (2Fe-2S)-binding protein: MIQLFINGQSVSVIEGTSVAAALAQAKSYSRLSVCGEKRTPFCGMGVCQECRVNINGLRVLACQTLCQQDMKVETQ; the protein is encoded by the coding sequence ATGATTCAGCTTTTTATTAACGGACAATCAGTTTCTGTGATTGAGGGCACCAGTGTTGCTGCTGCTTTAGCACAAGCAAAGTCTTACAGTCGTCTATCTGTTTGTGGTGAAAAACGTACTCCATTTTGTGGAATGGGAGTTTGTCAGGAATGCCGTGTCAATATTAATGGACTCAGAGTGCTTGCTTGTCAGACGCTGTGCCAGCAAGACATGAAGGTGGAAACACAATAA
- a CDS encoding FAD-dependent oxidoreductase → MRTDAIVIGAGIVGAACAYELARQGLNVQVLDARIGGATAAGMGHLVIMDDLEAELKLSHWSVQLWHELGHELSEECAYRQTPTLWLASSSEEMQIAEEKYQRLTAQGVRCQLRNADEVRQLEPHLKHGLYGGLEVFDDGILYAPCAAEWLLKQFPQKIQFQQAKVIHIEENRVQLSDGTWLEAAHIVLANGIHATDFFPELPIEPKKGHLAITDRYPGLNVKHTLVALAYAASTQATSGISVACNIQPRPTGQLFIGSSRQFNTVDPTVEPEVFTRVLKEAADYFPALADLNVIRAWTGFRAATPDCIPVIGRHPAFQSVYLAVGHEGLGVTTATGTARLIASHVCGLTFDIDPEPFLPHRFIGAA, encoded by the coding sequence ATGAGAACCGATGCCATCGTCATTGGGGCAGGCATTGTAGGTGCGGCATGTGCTTATGAGTTAGCCCGACAAGGGTTAAATGTGCAAGTTTTAGATGCTCGTATCGGTGGTGCAACAGCTGCGGGCATGGGGCATTTGGTCATTATGGATGACTTGGAAGCCGAATTAAAACTTAGTCATTGGTCAGTTCAGTTATGGCATGAATTAGGGCACGAGCTTTCGGAAGAATGCGCGTATCGCCAAACACCAACTTTATGGCTGGCAAGTAGCTCAGAAGAAATGCAGATTGCCGAAGAAAAATATCAACGTCTCACTGCACAAGGCGTCCGTTGCCAACTTCGAAACGCAGATGAAGTTCGTCAGCTTGAACCTCACTTAAAGCACGGTCTTTACGGTGGATTAGAAGTTTTTGATGATGGCATTTTATATGCACCCTGTGCTGCTGAATGGTTGTTAAAACAATTCCCACAAAAGATTCAGTTTCAACAAGCTAAAGTTATTCATATTGAAGAAAATCGGGTTCAGTTAAGTGATGGAACATGGCTCGAAGCAGCACATATTGTTTTGGCTAACGGCATTCATGCGACAGATTTTTTTCCAGAGTTACCGATTGAACCTAAAAAAGGTCATCTGGCTATTACCGATCGTTATCCTGGATTAAATGTAAAACATACGTTAGTGGCTTTAGCTTATGCGGCCAGCACTCAAGCGACAAGTGGAATTTCGGTCGCTTGTAATATTCAACCTAGACCGACAGGTCAACTTTTTATTGGGTCATCTCGTCAGTTCAATACGGTTGATCCGACCGTAGAGCCAGAAGTGTTTACGCGTGTGCTTAAAGAGGCTGCTGATTATTTTCCAGCTTTGGCTGATCTTAATGTTATTCGGGCATGGACTGGTTTTCGTGCAGCTACTCCGGATTGCATTCCTGTTATTGGACGACATCCTGCATTTCAATCGGTTTATTTAGCGGTTGGTCATGAAGGACTAGGTGTAACCACTGCGACAGGTACAGCAAGACTTATTGCTTCCCATGTGTGTGGATTAACTTTTGATATAGATCCTGAACCTTTTTTACCACATCGTTTTATAGGAGCTGCATAG
- a CDS encoding 4-hydroxyproline epimerase translates to MKTVKILDSHTGGEPTRLVLEGFPDLGTGDMESRRKILSEQYDHFRRATMLEPRGNDVLVGALLCKPVNPKASAGVIFFNNTGYLGMCGHGTIGVVASLAHLGKIQVGTHLIETPVGDVEATLHEDHSVSVRNVPAYRYKKAVEVDVEKYGKVTGDIAWGGNWFFLINDHGQRVASDNLDQLTDYAWTVRQALTAQGITGKDGQEIDHIELFASDTEADSKNFVLCPGKAYDRSPCGTGTSAKIACLAADGKLEPGKLWKQASIIGSQFIASYEQAGEYVIPTIRGEAYMSAEATLFMDENDPFAWGIQL, encoded by the coding sequence ATGAAAACAGTAAAAATTTTGGACTCTCATACTGGTGGTGAACCAACACGATTAGTGCTTGAAGGTTTTCCTGATTTAGGTACAGGAGACATGGAAAGCCGTCGAAAAATATTATCAGAACAATATGACCATTTCCGTAGAGCAACTATGTTAGAGCCGCGCGGTAATGATGTTTTGGTTGGAGCATTATTGTGTAAACCAGTGAATCCTAAAGCGAGTGCAGGCGTAATTTTCTTTAATAACACAGGTTATCTAGGCATGTGTGGTCATGGCACGATTGGTGTAGTCGCTTCGTTAGCACACTTGGGGAAAATACAAGTAGGTACGCATTTAATTGAAACACCAGTGGGTGATGTTGAGGCGACATTGCATGAAGATCATTCAGTTAGCGTGAGAAATGTACCAGCATATCGTTATAAAAAAGCGGTCGAAGTTGATGTTGAAAAATATGGAAAAGTTACTGGTGATATTGCATGGGGTGGTAACTGGTTCTTCTTGATTAATGACCATGGTCAACGTGTTGCAAGTGATAATTTAGATCAACTGACTGACTATGCGTGGACAGTCAGACAAGCGCTTACGGCACAAGGAATAACTGGTAAAGATGGACAAGAAATTGACCATATTGAATTATTTGCAAGTGACACTGAAGCGGACAGTAAAAATTTTGTACTTTGCCCGGGCAAGGCATATGACCGTTCACCATGTGGAACTGGAACCAGTGCAAAAATTGCTTGCTTAGCTGCAGATGGCAAACTTGAACCAGGAAAGTTATGGAAACAAGCCAGCATTATCGGTAGCCAGTTTATTGCCTCGTATGAGCAAGCAGGGGAATATGTTATTCCAACCATTCGTGGTGAAGCTTACATGAGTGCCGAAGCAACTTTATTTATGGATGAAAATGACCCATTTGCTTGGGGTATTCAGCTATGA
- a CDS encoding GntR family transcriptional regulator: MTLPSFNVSNLGAMPSVSEVIVKYIREAIIAGHIAEGEPIRQDEIAKLFNVSKIPVREALKQLEAEGLVEFIKNRGAIVTRISEEELAQIFEVRVMLETKLIQLAVPNMTEETYKKADEICNAFIDNMDIGSWTTLNWQLHACLYEPAQRPYMLGLIRSIYDKIERYLRLQMNVSEGKSRANDEHREIVKACKAKDVDLAVKLIEEHINGVCQSLYEHLPHNKNVKK, encoded by the coding sequence GTGACGCTACCATCTTTTAATGTATCAAATCTTGGTGCAATGCCTTCGGTATCTGAAGTTATTGTCAAATATATTAGAGAAGCAATTATTGCAGGGCATATTGCTGAAGGTGAACCGATTCGTCAGGATGAAATTGCCAAACTTTTTAATGTTAGCAAAATTCCCGTACGTGAAGCTTTAAAGCAACTTGAAGCCGAAGGCTTGGTTGAGTTTATAAAAAATCGTGGCGCAATTGTGACTCGTATTTCTGAAGAAGAGTTGGCACAGATTTTTGAAGTCCGAGTGATGTTGGAAACGAAACTGATTCAGCTCGCCGTACCGAATATGACGGAAGAAACTTATAAAAAGGCTGATGAAATTTGTAATGCCTTTATTGATAACATGGATATTGGAAGCTGGACCACTCTCAATTGGCAGTTACATGCATGCCTTTATGAACCAGCACAGCGGCCGTATATGCTTGGATTAATTCGTTCTATTTACGATAAGATTGAGCGCTATTTAAGATTACAAATGAATGTTTCAGAAGGCAAATCACGTGCAAATGATGAACACAGAGAAATTGTGAAAGCCTGCAAAGCCAAAGACGTTGATTTAGCGGTTAAATTAATTGAAGAGCATATTAATGGTGTTTGCCAATCACTTTATGAACATCTACCTCACAATAAAAATGTGAAAAAATAA
- a CDS encoding DMT family transporter, whose amino-acid sequence MSTPTEAKFSLNYYTGFLSVLFAAFLWGTAGTAASFAKGISPLVIATISVSFGGLIHTFLSLKAIKQNYQKLFNFKSQVLIAVIVSILCPFAFYSSVSLAGVSIGTVISIGCAPLFSVLLEWILDKRKLSLKWLISFILGFLGIILLSYAGDHAQHQIVQSDRILGVFFGLLSSLSYATYSWIMRNLIRQDVDSRAAMGVIFGISAMLVLPTLFFTAQNLFDYPTNIWVAIYIPIVPMFLGYLFFSFGLKRIPASQAMTLALVEIPVAALLAVVVVGESLTMHSYLGLILIFLCVIVLTKK is encoded by the coding sequence ATGAGTACGCCAACAGAAGCAAAATTTTCCCTGAATTATTATACGGGTTTCTTATCTGTACTATTTGCTGCTTTTCTATGGGGTACGGCAGGTACAGCGGCATCTTTTGCAAAAGGCATTAGTCCACTTGTAATTGCTACCATTTCTGTGAGCTTTGGTGGATTAATTCATACGTTTTTAAGCTTAAAAGCCATTAAACAAAATTACCAAAAACTATTTAACTTTAAATCCCAAGTTCTTATTGCGGTCATTGTTTCAATTCTTTGTCCATTTGCATTTTATTCATCTGTCTCTTTAGCGGGTGTTTCTATTGGCACCGTGATTTCTATTGGCTGCGCACCTTTGTTTTCAGTGCTTTTGGAATGGATTTTAGATAAACGAAAACTTTCTTTAAAATGGCTCATCAGTTTTATTCTCGGTTTTTTAGGAATTATTTTACTCTCTTATGCAGGTGATCATGCGCAACACCAAATCGTACAATCTGATCGTATTTTAGGGGTATTTTTTGGCTTACTTTCTAGCCTTAGCTATGCAACATATTCTTGGATAATGAGAAACCTAATTCGCCAAGATGTCGACTCAAGAGCTGCCATGGGAGTGATTTTTGGTATCTCTGCAATGCTGGTACTACCTACATTATTCTTTACAGCACAAAACCTTTTTGATTACCCAACTAACATTTGGGTTGCGATTTATATTCCGATTGTTCCTATGTTTTTGGGCTATTTATTTTTTAGCTTTGGTCTTAAACGAATTCCAGCAAGTCAGGCTATGACACTAGCTTTAGTTGAGATTCCAGTTGCAGCATTATTAGCAGTTGTTGTAGTGGGTGAAAGTTTAACAATGCATAGTTATTTAGGTTTAATTCTCATTTTTCTCTGCGTTATTGTTCTGACCAAAAAGTAA